One genomic segment of Thermovibrio guaymasensis includes these proteins:
- a CDS encoding L-threonylcarbamoyladenylate synthase has protein sequence MKVVKKSLENAPVVSRLIMEGEIVCCPTDTLYGLLGSATNEKAVEKVYSIKGREREKPLIVLFKDLNQAQELGVLIDDNLREKLERVYPAPLTVILPLKEDSPFRKVFKRDNLGIRIPKDDFLLKVIELSTPLFAPSANPSGKEPAENCKECRIYFEGRIPLCVEGKASGKPSTLVSLVGKELKVLREGSFPKEKLLEVLNG, from the coding sequence ATGAAGGTAGTTAAGAAGAGCCTTGAAAACGCTCCCGTCGTTTCCCGGCTGATAATGGAAGGGGAAATAGTCTGTTGCCCAACGGACACACTTTACGGACTTCTCGGGAGCGCTACAAACGAAAAAGCAGTTGAGAAAGTCTACAGTATAAAGGGAAGGGAGAGGGAAAAACCCTTAATCGTCCTCTTTAAGGATCTAAACCAGGCTCAGGAGCTTGGAGTTTTAATTGATGATAATTTAAGGGAGAAACTGGAAAGAGTATACCCTGCACCTTTAACGGTTATCCTTCCCCTCAAGGAGGACTCCCCCTTTAGGAAGGTGTTTAAAAGGGACAACCTCGGAATAAGGATTCCAAAAGACGACTTCCTGTTAAAGGTTATAGAGCTCTCAACTCCCCTCTTTGCCCCAAGTGCAAACCCTTCCGGGAAGGAACCTGCCGAGAACTGTAAAGAGTGCAGAATTTACTTTGAAGGTCGGATACCCCTCTGTGTAGAGGGGAAGGCTTCAGGGAAGCCGTCAACCCTAGTTTCACTAGTCGGAAAAGAGCTAAAAGTCTTAAGAGAGGGAAGTTTCCCCAAGGAAAAACTCCTGGAGGTACTTAATGGATAA
- a CDS encoding Fur family transcriptional regulator, translating into MVKDRIEEFKRKARETGLKVTPQRLAVYREIVSRHDHPSAEELYENLKEKIEGISLTTVYRTLASLEKAGLVQRVPTLKDKVRYDAKVEPHSHFICVKCGRIFDLEIVPEVDRSKIEVVGEPLNCTLMCYGICRECKVEGT; encoded by the coding sequence ATGGTTAAGGATAGAATTGAGGAGTTTAAGAGGAAGGCCAGGGAAACCGGATTAAAGGTTACTCCTCAGAGGTTGGCAGTATACAGGGAAATCGTTTCAAGGCACGACCACCCAAGCGCCGAGGAGCTCTACGAGAACTTAAAGGAGAAAATAGAGGGAATATCACTCACTACGGTATACAGAACCCTTGCAAGCCTTGAAAAGGCAGGCCTCGTCCAGAGAGTTCCAACCTTAAAGGATAAGGTAAGGTACGACGCAAAAGTTGAACCCCACAGTCACTTTATATGCGTTAAGTGTGGAAGGATATTTGACCTTGAAATAGTCCCTGAAGTTGACAGGAGTAAAATTGAAGTGGTGGGAGAACCCCTAAACTGTACATTAATGTGCTACGGCATATGTAGAGAGTGTAAAGTTGAAGGGACATAG
- a CDS encoding HD domain-containing protein — MKGHRLFMDPVYEEFIPIKRGSLLDRVISSRFLQRLRYIRQLGPCYLVYPGAEHTRFQHSLGVTWLVDKALYYLELNGFKVESEVKEAVRLSALLHDVGHSPFSHALEGFILPQNHEELTVYGIKTLKEEENLEKEVVEEVVKILKKEHSLPFTYQLVSSQLDCDRLDYLRRDSFYTGAAFGRIDYNRILISGLLENGELVWSIKGFNALEAYVMSRYQMYWAVYFHKGNLSAQVLLQKVVKRVKELLLNGEELPVNGHLKRTLKEGSKEDFFNLTDGHLICAIYELKDWKDPILKDLCWRFVKRKLFRTVEVSPTLLIELRERVEKLGFNPEYYFEVVEPSKVAYSYYSPDGKDVIKVKVEGRIEELSSVAPTDAVKALSRKVSKTYAVVPPEVLEQ; from the coding sequence TTGAAGGGACATAGACTCTTTATGGACCCAGTCTACGAGGAGTTTATCCCCATTAAGAGGGGATCTCTCCTTGACAGGGTAATATCAAGTAGGTTCCTTCAAAGGCTCAGGTATATAAGGCAGCTTGGGCCCTGCTACTTAGTTTACCCGGGAGCTGAACACACAAGGTTTCAGCACTCTCTAGGGGTTACGTGGCTTGTAGATAAAGCCCTTTACTACCTTGAACTTAACGGTTTTAAGGTAGAGAGTGAAGTAAAAGAAGCAGTTAGGCTTTCAGCCCTTCTTCACGACGTAGGTCACTCCCCCTTTTCCCACGCCCTTGAAGGGTTCATTCTCCCACAAAATCATGAAGAGCTAACAGTTTACGGTATTAAAACCCTCAAAGAAGAGGAAAACTTAGAGAAAGAAGTTGTTGAAGAGGTGGTAAAAATTCTAAAGAAAGAACACTCCCTTCCCTTTACCTACCAGCTGGTATCAAGCCAGCTTGACTGTGACAGGCTTGACTACCTCAGGAGGGACAGTTTCTACACAGGTGCAGCCTTTGGGAGAATTGACTACAACAGGATCTTAATCTCAGGACTCCTTGAAAATGGAGAACTAGTTTGGAGCATAAAGGGCTTTAACGCCCTTGAAGCTTACGTAATGTCAAGATATCAGATGTACTGGGCTGTTTACTTCCACAAGGGAAACCTCTCAGCCCAGGTCCTCCTTCAGAAGGTAGTAAAGAGGGTAAAGGAGCTCCTTCTAAACGGGGAAGAACTTCCAGTAAACGGTCACCTTAAGAGGACCCTCAAGGAGGGAAGTAAAGAGGACTTCTTCAACCTAACAGATGGCCACCTCATATGTGCAATTTATGAGCTAAAGGACTGGAAAGACCCTATACTGAAAGACCTCTGTTGGAGGTTCGTAAAGAGGAAACTATTTAGGACAGTTGAAGTTAGTCCTACGCTTTTAATTGAGCTTAGAGAAAGAGTAGAGAAGCTGGGATTTAACCCTGAGTACTACTTTGAGGTCGTTGAACCTTCAAAGGTAGCCTACTCCTACTACTCACCCGACGGAAAGGACGTTATAAAGGTAAAGGTTGAGGGGAGAATTGAGGAGCTCTCATCGGTTGCCCCAACAGATGCAGTAAAGGCCCTTTCAAGGAAAGTTTCAAAGACCTATGCAGTCGTTCCTCCGGAAGTTTTGGAACAGTAA
- the fmt gene encoding methionyl-tRNA formyltransferase: MDNLKVVFMGTPDFAVPSLKALKEAGYEVPLVVTQPDKPAGRGKKLKPPPVKVEAEKLGLKVYQPEKIKDNRELMELLKEISPDLIVVAAYGKILPKWLLEVPKYGVINVHASLLPKYRGASPIQAALLNGEKETGVTIMKVIPELDAGDVISQRKVEITEEDNAQTLHDKLSRLGAELLVETIPKFISGEVKPVPQDNSKATYCPKITKEMGKIDWGKPAEEIFNMVRAFTPWPGAFSHYKGKMVKLSKVLPVEGEGRPGEVIEAKRRLVVATGKGALEILRIKPEGRKEISGEEFIRGYRVKSGDIFQ, translated from the coding sequence ATGGATAACCTAAAAGTTGTCTTTATGGGAACTCCGGACTTTGCGGTTCCTTCACTTAAAGCCCTAAAAGAAGCTGGGTACGAAGTACCTTTAGTTGTAACTCAGCCGGATAAACCTGCAGGAAGGGGAAAGAAGTTAAAACCCCCGCCGGTTAAAGTTGAAGCTGAGAAGTTAGGACTAAAGGTCTACCAACCTGAAAAAATTAAGGATAACAGGGAGCTTATGGAGCTCCTAAAGGAAATTTCTCCAGACTTAATAGTCGTTGCAGCCTATGGGAAGATACTTCCAAAGTGGCTTTTAGAAGTTCCAAAGTACGGAGTAATTAACGTCCACGCTTCACTCCTTCCAAAGTATAGGGGAGCATCTCCTATTCAGGCAGCCCTCTTAAATGGCGAGAAGGAGACAGGCGTAACGATAATGAAGGTTATTCCAGAGCTTGACGCCGGAGACGTAATCTCACAGAGGAAAGTTGAAATTACAGAGGAAGATAACGCCCAAACCCTCCACGATAAACTCTCAAGGCTCGGAGCAGAGCTCCTTGTTGAAACAATACCGAAGTTCATAAGTGGAGAAGTTAAACCGGTCCCTCAGGACAACTCAAAGGCAACCTACTGCCCTAAGATAACAAAGGAGATGGGGAAAATTGACTGGGGAAAGCCGGCTGAGGAGATATTCAACATGGTAAGGGCCTTTACTCCGTGGCCAGGAGCCTTCAGTCACTACAAAGGGAAAATGGTAAAGCTCTCAAAAGTTCTACCTGTTGAAGGAGAGGGAAGGCCTGGAGAGGTAATTGAGGCCAAAAGGAGGCTCGTAGTTGCAACGGGAAAGGGAGCTCTGGAGATTTTAAGGATAAAACCAGAAGGAAGAAAGGAGATCAGCGGAGAGGAATTTATAAGGGGCTACAGGGTTAAATCAGGAGATATTTTTCAGTAA